The Candidatus Pantoea soli genome window below encodes:
- the ddlA gene encoding D-alanine--D-alanine ligase: MAKQRVGIVFGGKSAEHEVSLQSAKNILEAIDRTKYEVTLLGIDKQGEWHLNDASGFLLNAENPAMIALNRSGENVALVPGSASQQLISRQQAQPLSQLDVIFPIVHGTLGEDGSLQGLLRMANLPFVGSDVLGSAVSMDKDVTKRLLRDAGLKVAPWLSITQAQRASLDAQALVTRFGLPLFVKPANQGSSVGVSKVDKLADLEAALDLAFTFDRKVLIEQGIKGREIECAVLGNDEPEASPCGEVVVHDAFYSYDTKYISESGAEVVVPAAIDAQASEAIRAVAIKAFKALECFGMARVDVFLTENGEIIVNEVNTLPGFTNISMYPKLWQAAGLSYSALITRLIELAQQRHQQNRQLKSSV; encoded by the coding sequence ATGGCAAAACAGCGTGTAGGAATTGTGTTTGGTGGCAAATCAGCCGAGCACGAAGTGTCGTTACAGTCAGCAAAAAACATCCTTGAAGCCATCGATCGGACCAAATACGAGGTCACGCTGCTGGGGATTGATAAACAGGGTGAATGGCATCTGAATGATGCCTCCGGTTTTCTGCTCAATGCGGAAAACCCGGCAATGATTGCCCTGAACCGCTCTGGTGAAAACGTGGCGCTGGTGCCGGGCAGCGCATCACAGCAGCTGATCAGCCGCCAGCAGGCTCAGCCGCTGTCGCAGCTGGATGTCATTTTCCCGATAGTGCACGGTACGCTGGGCGAAGATGGCTCGCTGCAGGGGCTGCTGCGCATGGCGAACCTGCCGTTTGTCGGTTCCGATGTGCTGGGCTCGGCCGTCAGCATGGATAAAGATGTGACCAAGCGCCTGCTGCGCGATGCCGGCCTGAAGGTGGCACCGTGGCTGAGCATTACACAGGCGCAGCGTGCCAGCCTGGATGCGCAGGCGCTGGTGACGCGCTTCGGTCTGCCGCTGTTTGTTAAACCGGCTAATCAGGGTTCTTCAGTGGGCGTGAGCAAGGTGGACAAGCTGGCAGACCTGGAGGCCGCGCTCGATCTGGCCTTTACCTTTGACCGCAAAGTACTGATTGAGCAGGGCATTAAAGGCCGTGAAATCGAGTGCGCGGTATTGGGCAATGATGAACCGGAAGCCAGTCCGTGCGGTGAAGTTGTGGTGCACGATGCCTTCTACTCGTATGACACCAAATACATCAGCGAAAGCGGTGCGGAGGTGGTGGTGCCGGCAGCAATCGACGCCCAGGCCAGCGAGGCGATTCGCGCCGTGGCCATTAAGGCATTCAAGGCGCTGGAGTGCTTTGGCATGGCGCGTGTTGATGTGTTTCTCACTGAAAACGGCGAGATTATTGTTAATGAAGTCAACACGCTGCCGGGCTTTACCAACATCAGCATGTATCCCAAGCTGTGGCAGGCCGCCGGTCTCAGCTACAGTGCGTTAATCACCCGACTGATTGAGCTGGCACAGCAGCGTCACCAGCAAAATCGTCAGCTGAAAAGCAGCGTATAA
- a CDS encoding GGDEF domain-containing protein, which yields MRVKLFEEQSLKKNTLSLFLITLFFCFMGSHLRFPEELSLFWPVNALIAGLMVRNPWLHKASSYLVCFAAMVFNDTVFSGWALPAVTLNVANILFTLVAVSMLIKPLQSPSANSQVFNAMRIFPACLLGAATCATWGAWAQDIDFNARFVVAWADWFSEQFSTALMLLPVMLTRPLRSVPLRTLLRAGQLLPLLAVLLSLLGGALIGGAGSLTFPVPALIWCAIVLPMPVTSLMILLTGITEIVLVSHGVMNIQGDDSLLPIGHLTSARLGVATVALSPLLVAVSMDAIRQLNHRLALRANFDFLTQLLSRSGLYEHLRQTPFSLQREAGVMMLDVDYFKAINDNFGHDAGDGVLEEIARRIRQVVQSRGLVCRFGGEEFVVVVFDCDPASLYQLAESIRQAMVKEKFWIQGNTVTVTASLGLARGSPAAHEREWPAVINRLVSAADKHLYAAKRNGRNQTAPALEARSTLTDVA from the coding sequence ATGCGCGTTAAGCTGTTCGAAGAGCAGAGTCTCAAAAAAAATACTCTTTCGCTGTTCCTCATCACGTTATTTTTCTGCTTTATGGGCAGCCACCTGCGCTTTCCGGAAGAATTGTCGCTGTTCTGGCCGGTAAATGCGCTGATCGCCGGGTTAATGGTACGCAATCCCTGGCTGCATAAAGCCTCCAGCTATCTGGTGTGCTTTGCCGCGATGGTGTTCAACGACACGGTCTTTTCCGGCTGGGCACTGCCTGCGGTCACCCTCAACGTGGCCAATATCCTGTTTACGCTGGTGGCGGTCAGTATGCTGATCAAGCCGCTGCAGTCCCCCTCTGCCAACAGTCAGGTATTTAACGCCATGCGCATTTTTCCAGCCTGTCTGCTGGGGGCGGCCACCTGCGCCACCTGGGGTGCCTGGGCGCAGGACATCGATTTCAACGCCCGTTTCGTGGTGGCGTGGGCTGACTGGTTCAGCGAGCAGTTTTCAACCGCGCTGATGCTGTTGCCGGTAATGCTGACGCGCCCGCTGCGCAGCGTGCCGCTGCGGACGCTGCTGCGAGCCGGCCAGTTACTGCCGCTGCTGGCTGTGCTGCTTTCGCTGCTGGGGGGCGCGCTGATCGGCGGGGCAGGCAGCCTGACATTCCCGGTGCCGGCGCTGATCTGGTGCGCCATCGTGCTGCCCATGCCGGTGACCAGTCTGATGATCCTGCTGACCGGCATTACCGAGATCGTGCTGGTTTCGCACGGCGTAATGAATATTCAGGGTGACGATTCGCTGTTGCCGATTGGCCACCTGACATCGGCGCGGCTGGGCGTGGCGACGGTGGCGCTCAGCCCGCTGCTGGTGGCTGTCAGCATGGACGCCATTCGCCAGCTCAATCATCGTCTGGCGTTACGCGCCAACTTCGATTTTCTGACCCAGCTGCTGTCGCGCTCCGGGTTATATGAACACCTGAGGCAAACGCCCTTTTCGCTGCAGCGCGAAGCCGGCGTGATGATGCTGGATGTCGACTACTTTAAAGCTATTAATGACAATTTTGGCCATGATGCCGGTGACGGCGTGCTGGAGGAGATTGCGCGTCGCATCCGCCAGGTGGTGCAGTCGCGCGGCCTGGTGTGTCGCTTTGGCGGAGAAGAGTTTGTGGTGGTGGTTTTCGACTGTGACCCGGCGTCGCTGTATCAGCTGGCAGAGTCGATTCGTCAGGCGATGGTGAAAGAGAAATTCTGGATTCAGGGCAACACTGTAACGGTCACCGCCAGTCTCGGGCTGGCGCGCGGCAGCCCCGCGGCGCATGAGCGCGAATGGCCGGCGGTGATTAACCGGCTGGTGTCAGCCGCCGACAAACATCTGTATGCTGCCAAACGCAATGGCCGTAATCAGACCGCCCCGGCGCTGGAGGCGCGCAGCACGCTGACGGACGTGGCCTGA